The following is a genomic window from Lagenorhynchus albirostris chromosome 2, mLagAlb1.1, whole genome shotgun sequence.
gcttCAAATTCCTGTATGTACATTAAGTACTATTATATAAACTTGTCTTTTATCATTATTTGATATGAGCAATATTATCTCACCTGAATTTGGAGAAATACAACTTACCCATTCTGCTTAAAAGTATCAAAAAAGCTGCCAAATGAGAGAAGAGGGCACCTACACTCATTCTAAAtagacccccccacacacacactttcctttTAATTTACTACTGAGTTGGCTGTTACAATTAGCGCTTATCTTTAAGGTAAGCAAAACATGTTATCATGGTATTAGGCAAGAAATTGCATCTTTTGCAATGAGTGGTCCCCTGGGTTGTACCTGTTGACCAAAAAAAACACCCACTGGCATTGTACACTATACTCATAGGTTACACAAATTGATGAAAGCCAAAATTAATCTTTTAAGGTAAGAGGAACCCCTTAATAGTTAATCTTTGggcttaagaaattaaaataatcccATACTGCATTTCACATCTCAAAAATAGGAAGTGTTTTAGCAGCTTAAAACCTACCTTTTCAGTTATATAAAACTTCTTACACTAGGATTTACTTTGAAATATAGTTTACAGCAAGATCAGTTATAGTATACATACAGTGGCACTTTAGCACAAGGGCAAACTTTAAAAACAAGGTTTTTTTGGACCTTTAAAATTAGGCCATAGTATAAAAAGAGTCCATGTCTTACATTCAGCAAATTCAtactaaaatattctatttttgtaGGATAAACGCCAACAAAACTTTACATATGCTACAagtttattacatatatttacatgGCTCTTTCCTAGGTACGTAAAACTTTCACATTATATAGCTCCCAACTTTAAACAAGCTTTGCAGGGATGATTTGAAGCCAGATCACTGTAAGAATAGCTTGTGCAGTGCCATAATACTAAAATGTATTCTGAAAGCTACTCGGTGAACACCGAATACTATTTCTATATAAAATGGTTTCGGTGCATTTGTTGGCAGACACCTATCCACTGCATGTCAGTTACAGGGATAATGGGGTATACTGTTTCATTCTAAATAGCCCCTAGTGCCCTTTCCGCATTCCCCACCATACAGTTCACTAAAATACAACTATActctaaaaaaaattcacattttcttttggcAGTGCATCAGATTGTTGGCATATTACTGGTTTAGGACATTAAACTTTCAAATATTCAGCTAGTTTTCAACCCCTGTATGTCTTAACTGGATGCTTACAATCACATTTGCCAGATCTCAACAAGTCACTCTGCTGATCCGTGAATGATAATCTTAAATTACTATTTTCCCCCAACAGGCAATAGAAAAAGTTGATTCCTTTACCATTCCCCAAATCTAAACTTGACTGGTTTCACTTGAATGGTTACTTAATTGAGAACACTTAGTATTGATATGAAGTACAATTATCaataatttagttattttaactTGCACTGATTCTACCATCACAGTGCACATAACACACAAAACAGTTAAGTCTGATTATATTTTCTACATTAATTAGCAGTTTTACAGATTAAATTCCCTAGTGAATTTGGTCTGAGACAATTGCCAATTATCCTTAAATATGACTAAATTTAAACACATaatactttatctcattttacaCCTGTACTTTAAGTAATGTTTTAAGTtgaaatgtcattatttctttaTCAGAAGGATTAAAGGAAACAGGAACCCAGTGGCTTGGTGGTTTAGGAAGAACACTTGGTGATGGCGGCTCACTAAATTTGGCTCCAGCATAGTTCTGATTAGTTTGAGACTTAAAAAGTAAGGTGGGACTTGATAAGCTAGAGTTCCAGTTTtgattatttggaaaatttttgttCTTCCCCCCACTTTGCATGGCCTGCCATGCAGCTGCTGATGAATTATAAGTatgtcctctttcctttttcttatgaACAATCTTCATCTGGGAATTCTGATCCTTGGTCTTCTGTCTACTAAGCTGTTGTTGGTTCTTACTAACATTTCTAGACTGAGGGGCTGGAATGTTATACCTCTCTCCACCAcccatcttcagcttctttgtCACCTGTAAGTGAATGTaaacagaatattgagtagaattccacTTCAAATAGTTCAAAACTTTAAGAAACTTCAGTAGCTCCAATTTGTAACTCCAGAAATCTTGGGCAAGACCCAAATATGTGCTATTCGGCTGCTTCAACTTCACTATACTGTTCACACTTCATTACATGCACTTTATTATACCTTCCTAAGAACAGTGAGCTTATCCACAATTCTGAATAatcctctatttaaaaataaaaacagtttaggATGAGTCCATCATAAAATGCCCCATTACAACGGGAAGGTTTTGATACCTTTCAGTCTGCTTTTCAGATTGCAGGATTTCCACCACCTGTCCTCTTCCTTGCTGCCACGCCCAGGATAATAGATGTTGCTTTCTGATAGATCCTTTCCTTTGTCTCAATACAGAAGTTTTCATGGGCCGATCTGCTGAGTTCAGCCTAGGAGCTGAGGCCAACATCTGAGTCTCCTCAGCACACAAGTTTGAGAGAAGTCTTAGctagaaaagcaaatatttcgTTATTTCAATtcaaaaacacaggaaaaagtgATCCTTTATATTTACTACAAAAATAGTGACTACTTCCTGAactaaaaggcagaaaataaagtcTCTAAAGATGGCTTTGACCTTGTAACTGTCATCATTTAAAAACCCTCGAGATCCAGGAAACCCTGAGGAATCTGGGGAGGGGTGTCCGCCAAATCCCACAACAAGTTGCATCTTTTTCCTAGGAACCTTTCAGATTCTCTCACGGATTTTGTGACCAAAATGTTAAACCACGGAAGCATTAACTTTTACAGCCATGCCAAGAAATGGGCTTAAAATCTTTCCTAAAGACCATGTTTTGAAAGTCCCACAGAATTTCCCAGTCTTTGGACACATCACATATCTGTTTTCACAAAACCTCCTCTCCCAACGTGTCTACGTCATGCAGCTCTTCTTTTGGATATGAACTCTTGACTCCTCCCCGTCTTAAAATAAGTTTCACAAGACGTAACAAGCGAAGTCAGttcttaaatacaaaaaaatgccTCCCTATCGTGAACATTAAACATTCGAGATTTCATTTGATATTCCAAGAAACCAAGTTACCGAACAAATAAGCCCTCTTCTTTTCGAAAAGGTGAGCGGCCCTTCCAGACTATGTTAACAGCCCTAAAGAAATTAGTTCCCGGATCGTGAGTCATTCCCAACGCGAGCCCGGAAAGTTCGGTTCTGCCGACAGCGCTGGGCTTCCGAGCGGCTCAGCGTTCCTCGAGCCCGGCCCGGGAACCCGCTCCTCCGGGCCGCTAGCGCCCGCCCGGCCTCGGATCTCGCCTCCTTTCCCCCAACAATGGGGAGCGCGGCCGCCAACATGGCCGCACCCGCCGCGCCGCGGCCACTCACCGACTTCGAACCCGGGACtacggcggcggcggctcctgcTCGGCGTCgaagccccctccccttccagggAGCGACGAGGCACGGAACGAGCGAAGCCCACGAGCACCGATGAGACCGCTGCAGGCCACCTCAGCGTCCCGACCGACCTTCCCCTTCTGCCTCTACCGACAAAATGGAGGCGGCGGTGAGCGCTAGAGCGGGGCCGGGGGGCGCGGCGGCCAATCAAAACACGCCTTTGCGCGGCCCGGCCAATGATACGTGGGCCGCCGCCTGTTGCTGAGGCCCGacggggccgggggaggggaggtggttgCGGCCGAGGGTTTGAAATCCTCCCCGAGAAGAGCATGTCGGGAACAACCGCCGCGGTACCGGCTGCCGTTCCTCCGCCGGCTACCGGGTGACACCGGCCTCTCCCGGAGGTGCTCTCCCGGAGGTGCCCGCCCGGCCTCGCCCGGCACTTACAGAACACGCCCAACGCCACCCCCTCGTGGCGACTCCGGGGCCCGAGCCCGGCGCGCCGGGGAAGGGGCGTCAGCTGCACGCCCGGGCAGCGGCTTTCACCCGGGCTGCCCGGCTCGCGGGGCCCGCGGCCCTTGGAACCCGATGGTTCCCCGCCGTGGGGAGTCAGCGAAGGGGCTTTGAGTTCCCGAGTTAAGTTCACCGAGTCGTGTACTCGATCTCTTACTGATGGAAGGTACTCCAGCAAGTTGATTTCTGAAGCTGGCCCCTGGCCACTTAGTCCTGACACTCCTGTCACTCTGTTCCCCGGCCACGGGGACTTCTTTGCAGCTCTCCAGCTTGCGGTTCCTCTGCGGTTCCCTCTTGTCCTCCCTGCCCGCAGCCTCGAAATTCTTGAGTAGTTGCCTCCCTTGTGAAGGCGTTTCCGACACAGGTGCGGATCAAGTTAATCAGTTCCTCTTTTGTGTCCCACTGGCCCTGAACTTCAGTCACACGGTGTGGCGGCTACGTGtctgcccccccccacacacacacacctctttctCCGAGCGCAGAGCACACTGTAAGCACACAAGAAAAATCTGTTGCGAGAATGGGGCTCCCTTATTCCCCTTTCTGCCCAGTTTGTAAGTGAAAGCGGGGAGAAAAGGTAGAGTTCAGTTGATTATGCGACCAAGGTgcagggaagaggaaaagggcaaCTTCTTTGGAGTAAATGGATAGCAACCCAGAGTTTGTGTTTTAAAGAACACCAATTTCTATGAACGTGTACGCATTTTTGTTACAGGATTTATATGTACTTTTTATAAGTCCCACATAATTCGTTTTTTAatcttcagtttttctgctaCCATCATCCCCCACCCCTATGTTCTTGTAGCCATGGACCTTAATTAAGTTTCTtaagaaaagcaatttaaaagatGAGTTTGTTAATCAAATTAGTTTGGTGAAATGTGTAGAATAGAAAAGATTTTTGAGCATGGGTCTTTCAGCTGCTAATCATTATAGTCAAGTAAGATGTACATAGTAAGCGACCTTACTGAAAGTGTAATCTATTTCCTAAAAATTCAAGAGGCTAGACATCCAACCAGATTACAGCCAGGCTGTATTTAATGGATTCAAGACTTTGACTTAAGAAAAGACccttacaatatattttttaatatagtgaTTTGTAAAATGAACAGTCTGGTTTCAGTCCGAGCACttctcttttctaattcttttttattatcatcatctaAATATCTTTCAAATTCATCCCTCCTATACTCCTATCTCACCCTCCTTTCTACCCTCATGGATCTGATTGTGTtactttaaaacaacaacaacgacaaacACTGCATTGGCCCCAAATTGTATTACAAAATTAAATCACCCTCCGGATCTTACCTGTATAAACATACGGGTAATGTATTGGATGCTTGCAAACACACACACGGTGTACTGTATTGGATACTTACtctgcctccctctgccctgtGCTAAATAGTTTTGcttatatcatttcatttaattttcacaaattgTGGAGTAGGTGCTATTTTGATCTCCACTGTACAGATCCAAACTCTGAGGCCAGTTTAAAGCTGAAAGCCACACACTAaggctccagagcccaccctgTGTTCCCTGCAGCATCCGTGTCACCCCTGTGTCCTCCCCAGGGCCCCAAATGTGCTTTGCCCAGAGCAGACACTGACTGGCTGCTGACTGGGGTGCTGGGGAAGCTTGGGCAGGGTGAAGCCTCCATCTTGCCGTCTGGCTGAGCCAGCTTCTCTGCCAGAAGGTCAGAGTCAGGCTGCCCGCCAAAGACTGCCGTTAAAGCCTTTACCATGTCCCAGACTCCCAGGAGCCTCCCAATATAGCTCCAGCCTCATCCTTCATTAATATTTACCAAGTGCCCACAACAGCTCAGAACTGGAGAGCAGGAGTTAAAAATCACATCCTTTTCAGGACATCTGATACAGCCTCTGCCTGTCCCAGGCTGGGCTTTAAAGTCGATTCCACCAACATGATCCAATTAGTGATTCTCAGATCAAATAGGAAAATGTTGATATAAACAAACAGCTCTCAGGATGTCGATCAGCCACCAATACTGGGCACCAAATGCATAATAAATACGTGTGTTTAATACCAAGCATTTATTTAACAAAGATTTACCTGGTGCCTTCTTTGAGGCAGGCACTCCGCCAAGccctgggaatacagcagtgaatgaGGCTCCATCGCAGCCCTAAACATCTCAGAAAGCTTTTCCCTTTACCACTTTTCCGAGAGGGAAGCTGATGTCTGAGGAGATTCATTTCCTCAGTTCTTCCCCAGAGAGTCAAGGACAGGCAGTGCCaattgtatgcaaacacaaaaatcAACCTGCTAACACTGCGAAGGAGTGCAGGTTCCAGACCTTGGGCTCAGACCCTGTAGAATGGAAGGTAAAAGGAGAGGATTTCCACACTCGCTGAAATCCTTTCCCCCGAGAATGTTTTGCATTATGTATCTGTGGGAGCTAAAAATCAACATTACCCACCTAATCTGTAAGTAGAAGTGAGGCAAAAGACATTTCTGAAAGTCCAGCTTTGGAGAACTGGCAAGTTGCAGGCGGATGCTTATTCAATTTAGATCCCACGAGGGGGAGAGCAAGTGAGACAAACACCCGAGTTTGCCAAATATTTGGAACAAGTCTCTAGTTGAACTGACTGGCTTTCGGGCTGGATCACTTACCCCGCCACGGTGTCTATCTCAAAACAAGCCGGtttggttctgtttcttcctcAAGCTCATCTATGAATTCAGAGGACAGCTTTGAAGGCTTGCAGGTCTGTCAGCTgatggcttatttcatttagggCAAGCAAGTTCTTGGCATCTGCCAAGAGGAAAGTGGACGGACAACCTGCCTGATGTTTTGATGTGCGTTAGGACTCTTATCTTGTTGCCAAACTGGTATCAAAACACGCGCACAGTGGTTTTGTTTCCTAGGGAAGCAGCTGCTGCATGCTCCCCAGTTGCTCACACATTCCAGAGCGGCTGCAAATCAGTCCTCAGCCATTACAGCCATTTCGGTCTAATTACTAAATGGGGCACAGGAAGTCAATGTGAAACTCCCACACTTCCTCTGACTCTGACCCAGCGATTCTCAATCTTCAGTATCTTTAAAGGGTTCTGCTGCCTGGACCCCCAGCCCAGGATCAGAATCTTTGAGGATGGGTGCTTGGGTGTTCCAGTTCCAGCTGAAGGCTGGCAGAATATGCCACTCctaaatatgccactttggcataatgattattttgagctaaaggcacttGGAAAACAGCAGGTGCAGGAAGGGTGCTGTGaccctcctccccttttcttcctgaaagcaggAGAAAACGCCCTTGTGAAAGATgcccttcctgggcttccctggtggtgcagtggttaagaatccacctgccaatgcaggggacacaggttcagtccctggtctgggaagatcccacatgccgtggagcaactacgcccgtgggccacaactactgagcctgagctctagagcctgcgagccacaactactggagcccacgcgcctagagcccatgctccacagcaagagaagccactgcaatgagaagcccgcgcactgcaacgaagaatagcccccgctcaccgcaactagagaaagcccacatgcagcaacaaagacccaacacagccagaaaaaaaaaaaaaaaaaaagatacccttCCTATACCAAgaggaaagaaatgtttttatcACCAGAGACGGGtggtgggggctggggagggtgtcAAGGCCAAGAGAATTCTGTGCAAACAGACCTTGTCAGAGTAAGTCTGGAACCAAGCAGACCCCTGTGGgccacccctcacccctccccaagTATTGATACAAATGCCCATTCACATCTCCTGCCTcttgtttatagaaaagttgaagtctcccaggcctccctgagtcacaaaagagCAGGCTCAAGCAGCTAATGATTAggacaatagagtcacagactcagtgtctgatgcaccttcctgagttgttttacaggtACTgaaactgccaccagagggaaaaagctaactgcatgatgaccagtTAGCTCCATCTTGAGCAGTACTGAAACTATGGCTAGCACAGCTCCAAGAACTGGCCTtaagagaatgggattaacactactgctcataataatctatatctttgtgggcatcaaaataattgtagcttGTTCTGCCCATGTATGTAAAGGGGCGAGGCAACTGTCAGCAGGGAGATGCTACATACCCGTGTCGACATCTTCCACTCTAAGGATACAGTGTGCTATGTCAGCACGAAGAAGTTACAGAAGATGGACTTTCACCCATGATCCCATAGAGAGGGAACGATGTTCTGACAAGGGGGATTTCTGACAAGTGAGCAGCTTTTGGCAGATAAAAAGCTCTTTGCAGGAAAGAGCTCTTTATCTTTACACTAATCTTAAACCAGGCAtccccatgctctactcatctccgGCCCTAGTACCCCTTttaaatcttttgatcacacaataaTTTGCCTAGCTTGTTGGTTCTTTCCCTAGATGAGTGAAGTAGACATGAAGagtaagtaattaacagatgaccggATCTCtttcctagcttccccttcagtaatctcttgaACAAACCATGTGAACAAAATAACATCTAAATAAAGATCATGAGTCCCCAAggaattattttacttaaaattcatTTGGCCTTTGgcttatttctaaataaagaaagaaagatcaggAGGAGTGGACAAGCCTGCACAGGGGGGTATGGGGACGGCTCTGGCCCCCGATCTCAATGGTTAACTAACATTACTTccctgtttccttttaaaaactttcatggccgAGCAGAAACTTCAGATGTGGTTTTGGAGGATgctgagtccaccttctccccagattgccggcATTCAGTTTAAAGgcaactttcctttctatcaACACTGATAGAGTATTGATTTTGCAGGCAGTGAAGAGTGGGACCAAATTCAGTAACAACTCTTATCTTCTTTTAGGCTCTCCGTATATTTTAGTTACTTTTGCACAGTTGCCTGCCTTTGTTCAATCTAGTAGAAAAGCATTTAGGATTTACCACTTCTTGGGGTCTTCATTTTCCCATGAAGGCTCCGCATcacataaaacatattaaatagaCTTGAATGTTTCTACCTTGTTAGTCTGCTTTACATCAATTTAATTCTCAGGTCCAGCTGAAGAGCTTACGAAAGTGGAAGTCAAGTTTTGCCTACCGTGCATCTGATTCCAGTGTCTCACTCTGGTTGACAGCTCCTGCTCTAAGTTTTTCTAAGGGCAGTCCCCTAGCATGGGGATGTATGTGTGAAGGGGACCCCCTTTGTCCTCCATAATCCTCAAAGGTGGTGATCACACAAACAACTGGAAAAAGTGAGAAACTAGCTCCTGAACACCCAGAGGTACTTAGATTAACTTCGTAAAGTGTTTATCTCACAAGTGGACTCCAGGCTCTACCAGCAAGCTCCCTGCTAGTCCATTGAGCCAAGCTGTCCATTCCTTGGCCCACTGCAGGGGCTGAGCTCCCAGTCCTTCAGGTCAGAAGCTGTGTGAACAGCGAGATGGGAAGCAATGTTTAGAAGAACAACGAAAACAGGTTCAGACGGGCAACTGGATTGATAATAAGAGGAAATCTGGGACGCTCACCGAAAAAAAATAGTGGGAGATGAGAGCCATCTACTTacattgggttagccaaaaagttcgctCAGGTTTTTCCGTAACAACTTACGGAATATATAAGATCATGACAATACCTGTCTCCCAACTAGTCACGCCCAGGGCATGAGGAAGAGGCACACAATCGTCAGCTCAGAAGTCGTTGGAGCCGCTAAAGAGAATCGGATGAGATACGAGCCCCCTCAAACTCTCACACCATGTCTGCTCAGCTTGACAATCTCTGAATTCCTGCAGACATCTTGCCTTGTCACTTTCTACTTTGTGTTGCTTTGTACTGTAGCacctaccactttttttttttttaattttttaaatttttgtctgtgttgggtcttcgttgctgcgtgcgggctttctctagttgcggtgagcgggggctactcttcattgtggtgcgtgggcttctcattgtggtggcttctcttgttgcagagcatgggctctaggtgcgtgggcttcagtagttgtggcacgcaggctcagtagttgtggctcacgggctctagagcacaggctcagtagttgtggcgcacgggcttagttgctctgtggcatgtgggatcttcctggaccagggatggaacccgtgtcccctgcattggcaggcagattctcaaccactgtgccaccagggaagccccacgtagCACTTTTAACACATTCCAAATCTACACTATCAGAGTGCTTTCACAAGCATTATTACAATCTTGGCATTAGCTCTACAGGAGAGGTGTTATtaccattctacagatgaagaaactaaggctcagagagacttTTTCAAGTCAGCAACAAAGATCTTCtctcttaaacatttttattggagtttatcTTGTTACATAAGTAACATATGTTAACTGTAGAAAAGGCggataaacaaaaaaaaataaaaaaataaaaaaaaataaaacatcttgcCTCCCAGATAAGCACAGAGATAAGTCTTTCAGAGGATGTCCTTCCAGCCTTTTTTCTATACTGAGAAGCAGTATGGAGTGGTAAGAGCACAGACTCCAAAGCCTGTCCAGagtcaaatctcagctctgtgaCTTACTGGCATATGACCTTGGCAGgatttttaacctctctgtgctttaatttcctcatctgtaaaatggggataatacaatACCTAATAGTTAGTGTAGGGAATTAACTAAGTCAACATCTTTGaagtacttagaacaatgcctggcacatagaaagtccTTGttattgagcttttttttttcttgttataagAGTGGTAATAAATGGCATATGTTCTTTTGTTATCTGActttttttcacttcttaaaCTCAATATATTGTGAACGtgtttctgtgtatatatacatgcctACATGGTTGTTAACAGTGTTTATGTTGTGATCATCTGTCGTTAATTtcaccaaccccccccccactgtTGCTTGCAATCATTTGCTATTACGTGCTGAGTTGAATATCCTTATAGATAAATCTTCACTtccttaaataaattttctttaaaata
Proteins encoded in this region:
- the PNRC2 gene encoding proline-rich nuclear receptor coactivator 2, whose product is MGGGERYNIPAPQSRNVSKNQQQLSRQKTKDQNSQMKIVHKKKERGHTYNSSAAAWQAMQSGGKNKNFPNNQNWNSSLSSPTLLFKSQTNQNYAGAKFSEPPSPSVLPKPPSHWVPVSFNPSDKEIMTFQLKTLLKVQV